TGAACCCGTCGCCGTGCCGGTCGAGCCGCAGGCCCTCGTAGGTGTAGTTCACCTGGCGGATGCTGGTCCTGTCGCCGGGCGGGCGTGTGGTGGAGCCGTCGGCGAACACGCCCGGGTACTGCCCGGGCGTGCGGGTCGGCAGGTCGGCCAGGTCCCTGGGGAAGGTCATCGGCACCCGAAGCCGGACATCACGTAACCGTCGAACCCGTCCTTCAGCACCTCCTTCAGCATCGGGTTCTCGCACGCGTGGACGCCGCCCACCGGGTTGTGGGAGCACATGACGCCGCCGGGCGCGAGCTGCCGCCCGGCGTCACCTCGAACGCCAGGTCGTAGACCAGGCGTAACAACCGCATGGGCACTCCTCGGGGGGTCAGACGGAGCAGTGGAAGACGTGCCGTCCGGGGCCGGTCTCGACGGCGGGCTCGCCGGGCAGCTCGACGAGGGCGGTCGTGTTCTGCGGGACACGGACGGTGACCGTCAGCCGGTCCCCGTCGCGCTGCCAGGACACCTCGGCCTCGCCGTACGGGGTGAGGTGGGTGGCGTGGGCGGAGGTGAGGCCGCCGCCGGGCCGGGGGCGGACGGCGATCCTGCGGTAGCCGGGCTCGGCCGGGGCCAGCCCGGCGACCGTGCGGTGCATCCAGTCGGCGACGGCGCCGAGCGCGTAGTGGTTGAACGAGGTCATCTCGCCCGGGTTGACGGAGCCGTCGGGCAACATGCTGTCCCAGCGCTCCCAGATCGTGGTGGCGCCCATCGTCACCGGATACAGCCACGACGGGCACCCGCGCTGGGTCAGCAACCGGTACGCGGTGTCGTACGCACCGACGGAGCACAGCGCGTCGCAGATGAGCGGGGTGCCCACGAAGCCGGTGCCGATGCGGTGGTCGTCGGCGGCGACCAGCTCGACCAGCCGCCGTCCGGCACGCTCGCGCTGCCCGGGCCCGTCCAGCAGATCCACCGTCAGCGCCAGGGCGTAGGCGGTCTGCGTGTCGCAGGTCAGCCGCCCCGACGGGGTGACGAACTCGCGGCGGAAGGCTGCGCGCACGTCCTCGGCCAGGGCGGCGTAGCGGGCGGCGTCGGCCGGGTGGCCGAGCAGCGCGGCCGTGTCGGCCACGACGCGGGCCGACCAGGCGTGGTAGGCGGTGGCGACGAGCGCGTGGTCGGTGCGGGCCTTGCCGGGGTCGTCCGGGGGAGCGGCGGGGTCGAGCCAGTCGCCGAACTGGAAGCCCTGGTCCCACAGGTGGTCCCTGGTCAGCGACGCCACCTGGTCCACCCACGCGGTCATGCTGGCGTACTGGGAGCGCAGCAGGCCGAGGTCGCCGGTGCGCTGGTAGAGCACCCACGGCACCAGCACGGCGGCGTCGCCCCAGGCCGCGGTGGGGGAGACGCCGAACACCAGCGGCACCCACGGCACGTAGTGCGGCACCGTGCCCACCGCCGCCTGCTCGGCGGCCAGGTCGGCCAGCCACGACGACAGGGGGCCCGCGCAGTCGTAGAGGAACGCGGCGGCGGGGGCGAAGACCTGGATGTCGCCGGTCCAGCCGAGCCGCTCGTCGCGCTGCGGGCAGTCGGTGGGCAGATCGACGTAGTTGCCGCGCATGCTCCAGACGACGTTGTCGTGCAGCCGGTTCAGCAGCGGGTCGGAGCACTCGAACGTGCCGATCGGCCGCATGTCGGTGTGGCAGACCACCGCCACCACGTCCGCCGGGTCGCAGCCGTCGATCTGGGCGTAGCGGAAGCCGTGGGTGGTGAAGCGCGGCTCGTAGGTCTCCGGCTCGGCGTCGCCGCGCAGCGTGTACTGGTCGAGCGCGGCGGCGTGGCGCAGCGGGCGGATGGCCAGGGCGCCGTTCTCCAGCACCTCGGCGTGGCGCAGGGTCACGGTGTGCCCGGCCGGGCCCTGGACGCGGATGCGCAGGCGGCCGACGAGGTTCTGGCCGAAGTCGAGGATCGTCTCGCCGTTCGGGCCGGTCAGCACCTGCTTCGGGGGCAGCGTCTGCGTGCGGCGGACGGGCGGGCCGGTCGGGGCGACCAGCAGCGCCGGGTCGTGGGTGAGCGCGTCGGCGGGCGACCAGGCCGAGTCGTCGAAGCCGGGGCTCGACCAGCCGGCCGGGTGCAGGCGGGCGTCGTACTTCTCGCCGTCGTACAGGCTGGCGGAGGTGACGGGGCCGGTGCCGCAGCGCCAGTGCTCGTCGGTGACGACCAGGTCGGTGCTGCCGTCCTCGTAGGTGATCTCCAGCTGGGCGATGAGCGCGGTGCGGTCGCCGTAGATGTCGGTCTTGCCGCCGAGGAAGCCGACCCGGCCGCGGTACCAGCCGTCGGCGAGGGTGGCGCCGATCGTGTTGGCGCCCTGGCTCAGCAGGTCGGTGACGTCGTGGGTGCGGTAGCGCAGGCGGTGGTGGTAGCTGGTCCAGCCGGGGGCGAGCACCTCCTCGCCGATGACCTGGCCGTTCAGCTCGGCCTCGAAGGTGCCGTGCGCGGTGACGTACAGGCGGGCCCGCGCGACGGGGCCGCGCACGGTGAAGTCGCGGCGCAGCAGCAGCGCGGGGCCGTCGGGCACGCCCAGCAGCTCCGGCGACGGCGCGGCGGCCGAGGCCCGCCAGTCGGCCGGGTCCAGCAGGCCGGCCTCCACGTGCGACCACGGGCTCCAGTCGCTGGCCGAGCCGTCGGCGCCGTGCACGCGCACCCGCGCGCCACGCCGCTCACGCGAGCCCAGCGGCGTGCCCGGCCACGGGACGAGCACCGACTCGGCCGACTCGACGACGCCGGTGGTGGTGCCGTCGCCGAGCTCGATCTCGTAGGCGGCCTGGGTCCAGCCGGCGGTGTCGGTGGTGACGGTCCAGGACAGGCGGGGCGCGCTTTCGCCGATGCCGAGCGGCTCGCGGTGGTGCTCGAAGGCGGGCGCGGTGACGTTGAGCAAGATACTCCTTAGCCCTTGACGGCGCCGGCGGTCATGCCGGCGACGATCTTGCGGTTGAAGAAGACGAACAGCACCAGCGGCGGGATCATGATCAGGACGATGTCCATGAACAGCAGGTTCCACTGGGTGTTGTACTGGCTCTGGAAGTTGTAGAGCGTGACCTGCACGGTGGCGTTGTCGTCGCCGGGCAGCAGGTAGAGCGGGTTGACGAAGTCGTTGAAGATGTTGACCGAGCTGACCAGGATGACCGTGATGGTGACCGGCCGCAGCAGCGGGAAGATCACCCGGAAGAACAGCCGCAGGCCGCTGCAGCCGTCGATCTGAGCGGCCTCGTCCAGCTCGCGCGGGATGGCCGCGATGAACGCGCGGAACAGCAACATCGCGAACGACAGGTTGAAGGCGACCTCGGCCAGGATCATCCCGGGCAGCGTCTTGAACAGCCCGAGCGCCTGCAGCAGCCAGATGGTCGGCACCACCGCGGGCGGGATGATCAGCCCCGACAGCACCAGGAAGTCGGCCAGCCTGGCGACCTTGCCGGGGCGGCGCTGCAGGACGAAGGCGGCCATGGCGGCGAAGACGACGAGCAGCGCCACGGAGGCGACGGTGATGATCGTGCTGTTGACGTAGGCACGCAGCAGCACGTAGTCGCGCGCCTCCACGACGGCCACGAGGTTCTCCACCACCGGCCAGCTCGTCGGCCAGGCGAAGTCCAGGTCGATGGCCTGCTTCGGGTCCTTGACCGCGGTCAGCAGCATGAGCGCGAACGGCACCAGGAAGATCGCGGTGGCCAGGACGAACGCGACCGACTCGGCGCCGAACCTCTTCAACGTTCTCATGCGGCCACCTGCCTCTTGCCGAGGTAGTAGTTGAGCGGCACGGCGATGGCCGTGACGACGAGGAAGAGGATCACGTTCCCGGCCGTGGACAGGCCGAAGAAGCCGGCCTGGTACTGCTTGTAGATGATCGAGGCGATGGTGTCGCTGGTGAAGCCGGGGCCGCCGCGGGTCATCGTCCAGATCAGGTCGAAGGAGCGCAGGCCGCCGATGAACGACAGGATGATCACCGAGTAGGTGGCCGGCCAGCTCAGCGGCAGCGTGACGTGCCGGAAGCGGTGCCAGGCGCCGCCCCCGTCCACGGCCACGGCCTGGTAGTACTCCTGCGGGATCGACATGATGCCGGCGATGTAGATCACGGTGGCCAGGCCCACGCCCTTCCACACGTCCACCAGCGCCACCGACAGCAGCGCGGTGGTGGCGTCGCCGAGCCAGTCGCGGCCGTCCACGCCGACCAGCGCCAGCGCCTGGTTGACCAGGCCGGTCTGCGGCTTGAGCAGCATGGCGAAGGTGATGCCGACCGCGACCGTGGAGACCAGCGTCGGGAAGAACACCACCGAGCGCAGGAACCCGCGCAGCCGTAGCTTCGAGGTGAGCAGCACGCCGAGCAGCAGCCCGAGCACGACCTTGAGGCCGGACGTGACGACCGCGTAGACGATGGTGTTCTGGAAGCCGATGCGCAGGTTCTGCTCGGCCAGGAAGTCCTGGAAGTTCTGCAGGCCGACGAACTCGCTGTCGAACAGGGTCCAGCGGGTGAGCGCGAAGTAGAACGCCATCACCGTCGGCACCAGGAAGATCACCAGGAAGACGATCCCGGCCGGCAGGTACAGCGCGTAGGGGTAGGCCGACTTGCGCCTGACGCTCGGACGGGCGTGCCCCGGTGCCGGGCCGGGCCCCGTGCGGGGCCCGGTTTCCTGCTTGGTCACCACCCCGCGAGCCCCAGCTGCTTGGCCTGCTTCTCCACGTCCTTGTCGTACTGGGCGGCCCCCTCGGCGGGCGGCGTCAGCCCGGAGCCGACGGCGACGGTGATCTGCTCCAGCGACGGGCCCTTGACCGGCGAGACGAACTCCAGCGCCGGGGCCGTGCGGCCCTCGTCCACGTACACCTGGAGGTCCTTGGCCACCTGGATGGCGTCCTCGGGCAGTTTGGCGCCCGCGATCCGGTACGGACCGGCGGGCTGGACGACCGCGTTGGTGGCCTCGGCGCCCGCCGGTGAGGCCACGAAGGCCAGGAACTTCTTGGCCGCGTCCAGGTTCTCGGTGGTCCTGGCGATGTAGATGCCGGCCGGCTCCCAGATGGTCGCGCCGTTCTTGGCCGCGTCGGTGCCCGGGATGCCGAAGAAGCCCACGTCGGTGGCCGCCTGCGGCAGGGTGGAGACCAGCGGCGGAAGCTGGGCGCTCAGCATCGGGTAGTGCGCGCCCTTGCCCTCCACCAGCATCTTCATGCCCTGGTCGTTGGTGGCCGAGCCGAAGCCCTCCTGCATGAAGCCCTTGGCGTGCACCTCCGCCAGGTGGTCGAAGCCCGCCTTGGCGGCCGGGGTGGTGGCGAACTTGGCCTGGTTGGCCGTGTACTTCTGGGCGAAGTCCGGCGCGGCGGCCTGCACGTTGTAGTAGTCGCCGAGGACGAAGAGCTGCGAGGTCCAGGTGTCCTTGAACGTGCCGATCACCGGCGCGATGCCGGCCGCCTTGATCTTTTCGTTGTTGGCCATGAAGTTGGCCCAGGTCTTCGGCACCTCCAGCTTGAGCTGCTCGTAGACCTTGCGGTTGTAGAGAATGCCGCCGCCCATGGCGGTGCCGCCCGGCACGCCGTACGCCTTGCCGTCCTGGCTCACCACGGGCAGGAAGTCCTTCTGCACGTTGGCCAGCACCGGGTCGCCGGTCAGGTCGACCAGGGTCTGCGCCGGGTTGAGCGCCTGCAGCAGCGAGCCGGAGTTGTACCAGAACACATCCGACATGTCGCCCGTCGAGAGCCGGGTCTTGATGATGTTGTCGCCCTCGCTGCCTCCTGGCCGCGTCTCGGTCTCGATGGTGATCGTGGGGTTGGCCTTCATGAAGGCCTCCGTGAGCGCCTTGGCGGTGTCCACGGTGGCCTGGCTGTTGTCGATGAGGAACTTCAAGGTGACCGAGCCGTCGGCGGCGGGCTCCGAGCCGGCGCCCGAGCTTGATCCGCACGAGCTCAGGGCCGCCATCGCGAGAACGGCCAGGACCGCTCCCGTCATGCGGTGCGAGGTTTTCACGACGCCCCTCCGGGTTCGTTGAAACGTTTTAAGCGTCCCCCGATGCGAGTTAACGTAGGCGTTACCTAGCGGAGCGTCAAGGGGTCGCTTGGGGAACGCTTTTCGATCGTTACCAATGTCAAGAGGTGGCTTACCGAAGCTTCGACGGGAAGCCTGGGTAACGTTACCCATCGCGTACGATGCGGCTGGCTCGTACAATCGGGCGGACGTCGGGGTCCGAGGAGAGGCGGCAGATGGAGACGCGAGGCCGGCAGGCGAGAGTGACGATCACCGACGTCGCCCGTCACGCCCAGGTGTCCACCACGGCGGTGTCGAAGGTGCTGCGCAACGCCTACGGCGTCAGCGAGGCCATGCGCGAGAAGGTGCAGGCCGCCATCGACGAGCTGGGCTACCGCCCGCACAACGCGGCGCGGGC
The nucleotide sequence above comes from Nonomuraea gerenzanensis. Encoded proteins:
- a CDS encoding glycoside hydrolase family 78 protein translates to MLNVTAPAFEHHREPLGIGESAPRLSWTVTTDTAGWTQAAYEIELGDGTTTGVVESAESVLVPWPGTPLGSRERRGARVRVHGADGSASDWSPWSHVEAGLLDPADWRASAAAPSPELLGVPDGPALLLRRDFTVRGPVARARLYVTAHGTFEAELNGQVIGEEVLAPGWTSYHHRLRYRTHDVTDLLSQGANTIGATLADGWYRGRVGFLGGKTDIYGDRTALIAQLEITYEDGSTDLVVTDEHWRCGTGPVTSASLYDGEKYDARLHPAGWSSPGFDDSAWSPADALTHDPALLVAPTGPPVRRTQTLPPKQVLTGPNGETILDFGQNLVGRLRIRVQGPAGHTVTLRHAEVLENGALAIRPLRHAAALDQYTLRGDAEPETYEPRFTTHGFRYAQIDGCDPADVVAVVCHTDMRPIGTFECSDPLLNRLHDNVVWSMRGNYVDLPTDCPQRDERLGWTGDIQVFAPAAAFLYDCAGPLSSWLADLAAEQAAVGTVPHYVPWVPLVFGVSPTAAWGDAAVLVPWVLYQRTGDLGLLRSQYASMTAWVDQVASLTRDHLWDQGFQFGDWLDPAAPPDDPGKARTDHALVATAYHAWSARVVADTAALLGHPADAARYAALAEDVRAAFRREFVTPSGRLTCDTQTAYALALTVDLLDGPGQRERAGRRLVELVAADDHRIGTGFVGTPLICDALCSVGAYDTAYRLLTQRGCPSWLYPVTMGATTIWERWDSMLPDGSVNPGEMTSFNHYALGAVADWMHRTVAGLAPAEPGYRRIAVRPRPGGGLTSAHATHLTPYGEAEVSWQRDGDRLTVTVRVPQNTTALVELPGEPAVETGPGRHVFHCSV
- a CDS encoding carbohydrate ABC transporter permease; the protein is MRTLKRFGAESVAFVLATAIFLVPFALMLLTAVKDPKQAIDLDFAWPTSWPVVENLVAVVEARDYVLLRAYVNSTIITVASVALLVVFAAMAAFVLQRRPGKVARLADFLVLSGLIIPPAVVPTIWLLQALGLFKTLPGMILAEVAFNLSFAMLLFRAFIAAIPRELDEAAQIDGCSGLRLFFRVIFPLLRPVTITVILVSSVNIFNDFVNPLYLLPGDDNATVQVTLYNFQSQYNTQWNLLFMDIVLIMIPPLVLFVFFNRKIVAGMTAGAVKG
- a CDS encoding carbohydrate ABC transporter permease, which encodes MTKQETGPRTGPGPAPGHARPSVRRKSAYPYALYLPAGIVFLVIFLVPTVMAFYFALTRWTLFDSEFVGLQNFQDFLAEQNLRIGFQNTIVYAVVTSGLKVVLGLLLGVLLTSKLRLRGFLRSVVFFPTLVSTVAVGITFAMLLKPQTGLVNQALALVGVDGRDWLGDATTALLSVALVDVWKGVGLATVIYIAGIMSIPQEYYQAVAVDGGGAWHRFRHVTLPLSWPATYSVIILSFIGGLRSFDLIWTMTRGGPGFTSDTIASIIYKQYQAGFFGLSTAGNVILFLVVTAIAVPLNYYLGKRQVAA
- a CDS encoding ABC transporter substrate-binding protein, producing the protein MTGAVLAVLAMAALSSCGSSSGAGSEPAADGSVTLKFLIDNSQATVDTAKALTEAFMKANPTITIETETRPGGSEGDNIIKTRLSTGDMSDVFWYNSGSLLQALNPAQTLVDLTGDPVLANVQKDFLPVVSQDGKAYGVPGGTAMGGGILYNRKVYEQLKLEVPKTWANFMANNEKIKAAGIAPVIGTFKDTWTSQLFVLGDYYNVQAAAPDFAQKYTANQAKFATTPAAKAGFDHLAEVHAKGFMQEGFGSATNDQGMKMLVEGKGAHYPMLSAQLPPLVSTLPQAATDVGFFGIPGTDAAKNGATIWEPAGIYIARTTENLDAAKKFLAFVASPAGAEATNAVVQPAGPYRIAGAKLPEDAIQVAKDLQVYVDEGRTAPALEFVSPVKGPSLEQITVAVGSGLTPPAEGAAQYDKDVEKQAKQLGLAGW